One genomic region from Magallana gigas chromosome 3, xbMagGiga1.1, whole genome shotgun sequence encodes:
- the LOC105337299 gene encoding uncharacterized protein, with the protein MYSVKPTSINNKDRLFRRNKKDLHLKFIVIGDSRVGKTTLVEKYCGYDRDKNQNNSQLCYQHTLTTAEWSCNLKIVDTAGQERYRSVTSSYYRGSQGCLIVFDTSEETSFVNIEHWYNDLMNYCNSTSISVVLVGIKRDSRERVVSTERAQSFADHLNLPYFEVNLDNNSEISDVFDNLVKTVAQTLLSRENSVSSSTLSTTRLSKAVTKAESKLGCSCC; encoded by the exons ATGTATTCAGTGAAACCAACGTCCATTAACAACAAAGACAGACTCTTTAGAAGAAACAAAAAGGACTTGCATTTGAAATTTATAGTAATCGGAGATTCTAGAGTTGGTAAGACGACGCTTGTGGAGAAATACTGTGGTTATGATCGAGACAAAAACCAGAACAACAGCCAACTGTGTTACCAACATACATTGACCACAGCAGAATGGAGCTGCAATCTCAAAATAGTGGATACAGCGG GACAGGAGAGGTACAGAAGCGTTACTTCTTCCTACTACAGAGGATCACAGGGCTGTCTAATTGTATTTGATACCTCGGAGGAGACATCTTTCGTCAATATTGAACACTG GTATAACGACCTGATGAATTACTGCAATAGCACTTCAATTTCTGTTGTTTTGGTCGGAATCAAGCGAGACTCCCGCGAGAGAGTTGTGAGCACAGAACGTGCACAGTCGTTCGCAGACCACTTAAACTTGCCTTACTTTGAAGTGAACTTGGACAACAATAGTGAAATCTCGGACGTGTTCGACAATTTGGTCAAAACTGTCGCGCAGACACTTCTGTCGCGTGAGAACTCTGTCAGTTCTTCCACCTTGTCGACAACACGCCTTTCAAAAGCTGTTACAAAGGCCGAGTCCAAACTCGGCTGTAGCTGCTGCTAG